One Labilithrix sp. genomic window, CTGCAAGCGCGAGGCGCGTGCTCGCAGCCCGAAAGTGCGCCGACCTTCTTCCGCTGCGCGTGGGAGTCGAACATGAAGCGCTCGACGTAGCTCCTCGGATCGACGCGCTCCTTGTCGAGGCTCGGCACCGCGCGCGCCACCGCTCGAAGATTTGAGAGGTTCGGGTCGAGCGACGCGCGCTCCTGATCGAGATACCCCACGCGCACGCGGCGACCGAGGTCGATCGTGCCCTCGGTCGTGACGTGCTTGCCGAGCGCGTCGGGATCGCCCGCGGCGGCGAGGAGCGCGCGCATGAGCGTCGTCTTCCCGCGCCGTTCGGTCCGAGGGTGCCGAGGCGCTCGCCGCTCGTCATCGCGAGATCGAGCTTTCGAACGAGAACGCGCTCGCGCATCTTCACGTCAGGCCGCGCACGTCGAGGATGCTCTTGCCGCCTCCGCGACGCCGGCGCCGAGGAGGAGGCGGCGTCCTTCGGCGCGGACCGGCTTCGCCGCCTTCGCCTCCTCGGCGCGTTCGAGCACGCCTTCCGTTGGTCGTGCGTGCCAAGCCCGCGCGCAGGCGTGCTCGGGGCGCTGAAGAGGCTGAAAATCGCACGGTAGATGACGTCATGCGCATCGATGACCTCTCTCGTACGAACAGCTCCTGTCGGCACTTCGGCGCGTCCTTGGTGACGAGCGTCGCGCTGTCGCGGCGATGCTCGCCTACCTCGTCGAGGTCGAGAAACGGCGGATCCATCTCGAGCAAGCATGCTCGTCGCTGCACGACTTCTGCACGCGGAAGCTCGGACTCAGCGAGGACCAGGCGTCGCGCCGGATCGCCGCCGCGCGAAGCGCGCGCTTCCCGGAGTTCGTCGAGGCATCGGTGGCGTCCGCGCCCACGCCGAGCGCGCAGCCCCTTCCCCTCTCGGTCGAGCGGTTCCAGACCATGTCACGGCGACGGTGGAGCTGCGCGACAAGCTTGAGCTGGCGCGCGCGCTCTCTTGCGACACGTGAATCCGAATGGCGACCTCGCGGTCGAGATCGAACGCGCGCTCGATCTCGAGCTGGAACACCTCGAGAAGACGAAGCTCGGAAAGGTGAAACATCCGCGGCGGCGACGGAGCAAGGGACGTGCGGATCCGAACGACGTCTCGCGCGAGACGCTGCGCGAGGTGCACGAGCGGGACGCGGGGCAGTGCACCTTCGTCAGCGCGGACGGCGAGCGCTGCCCGGCGCGAGAGTGGCGCGAGGTCGATCATCGGCAGCCGCGCGCGCTCGGCGGCGACGGTACGATCGAGAACGTTCGGATCCTTCTGCCGCACGCACAATCGACTTGCTGCGGAGCAGGCCTTGGCACCGAGCACGTCGCGCGCAAGCATCGAGGAAGCGCCACGCGCATCGTCGCCGCTGCTGCCGACCGTAGTGCGCAACCGAATCTGGTCGGCTCGCGAGCCGAGACGGCGCACCGGCCGCGCGTGCGCCGCTCCGGCGGCGACGCGTCCGTGAGCGCAGCGGTCGAGAGCGATCCGGCGGCCGCCGAGATGGGTATCGCCAAGCTTCCCCACGACACGAACGCGGCTGCGAGGACGGACGGTGCCATCGCGACGGACGATGACCGCGCGAGCGCACCGGCGGCGGCGGACGGCGCAGCCGCGATGGCCACGCATGCCCACGACGTGGACGCGCTCCGGCAGCGGCGAGGACGGCGCCATCGCGACGAACACGCATGCCCACGACGTGGACGCGAGCGTCGGTTCCGCGACGGCAGCGGCCGGGGCGGGAGCGGTTCAGACGATGGCGGCAAGGCTGATCCGCGACGGCGCGGATCGCTCAAGCTCGCGCCGGCCGCTACGACGAGCGGACACCGCGAGAGGTCATGTGCTTCGCACTCGTCCGCCTCGGGTTCCGGGACCGAGACGTCGGCGCTGCGCTGACACGACTCCGCGGGCCGTGTGGTCCGAACCGCTCGATGTCGCTGTGCGCGCTGCGCTCCGTCTGCTTGCGTAGAGCAGCCGACGCATGCGAAAGAGGCCTGCGCGTGTCGCCAGCGTTCGGTCCGGGTGCGTGCTGTAGCTGGGGCTGGGTTGTGGGCTCTGGGGTGGGGCCGTGGCGGGGATGCGGGCGCGATGCGGAGCGAAAAGGCAGATCCTCGCGACGCCGCATACCAAGGCGTGGCGGCGGACTGGAGAGTCGTGCACGCCTAAGTAAAGAGCACGAACGGCCCGCCGGGCTCGGGGGTCAGCGTCGCCGGGACGGGGGCGCGAGCGGCGCCGGGGCGTCGAAGCCTGCCGCGGTGACCTCGGTGTGGTCGTCGCGCATCGAGTAGGGGGATGCTGGAGGGGGGGGCGGGGGCGGGGGCCGACGGGGCTTGTTGCCCATCACGCGGCAGACCTTGCGCCAAGCGTCGAGCGCCTCCATCGCGGTGCCGTAACGCTTGTCGCGATCGCGCGCCATGATCTTGAAGAGGTAGTTCTCCATCGCCTTCGGCCACGTGTCGCCCGTCGTCGAGGCGAGGGTCGGCGGATCGCGATCGAGCTTCAGCGCGATGAGCGTGAGCGCGTTCGAGCCCTCGAACGGGAGGCGGCCCGTCAGCGCGCGGAACGCGACCGCGCCGAGCGCGTAGAGGTCCGCGCGCTCGTCGACGCGGGCCGAGCCGCGCACCTGCTCCGGCGCCATGTACGCGAAGCTGCCGAGCGTCGCGTCGAACGCCGTGAGCGACGGCTCGCTGCGGCGAGAGGCGTTCTGCTTCATCTTCGAGACGCCGAAATCGAGGATGCGCGTGCGCTCCTCCGGGTCGCCGCCGCGGATCTCCTCCGGCGTCAGCTTGCGCTTCTCGATGAAGAGGTTCGCCGGCTTGATGTCGCGATGGACCACGTGAGCATGGTGCGCGGCGTGGAGCCCCTGCAGCGAGTCCTCGATGATCGGCGCGACCTCCGCGAAGGAGAGGTACTGCTCGCGGCGCAGCCGCTCGTCGAGCCCCTCCCCGACCAGGCGCTCGAACGCGATCCACAGCCGGCCGTCGCGCTCCTTGCCCGAGCCGAGGATGCCGGCGACGTACGGCGACGCGATCTTCTTCGCGATGTCCGCCTCACGGTTGAAGCGCGCGACGAGGTCCGGGTCTTGCGCGGCCCGCTCGTGCAAGATCTTGAGCGCGACCTTCTCTCCACCGCGGCCCTCCGCGGCGTAAACCTCTCCCATGCCGCCCTGACCGATCAGCCGGCGGATCTTGTAGACCCCGCCGATGAGCGATCCCGGCGAAAGGCCAGGCTCTGAAGGCATCGCTGCGAGCGTAGCAGCTCTTTTCGTTGAAGGGCACTCCGGACGAACTTACGCTGGCGTCTACATGCGAAGCGTGAACGACGTCGAGGCGTACCTCGGCAAGATGAACCGCCGGTATTCCCCGGTGGACGATCAACCTGGGACCTTCCTCGTTCATGGAGGCACGAACATGCCTCCCACCGCGCTCCGCGTGGACCCGCCCCTCGTCGTCTTGCGGGTGCATGTGGGAGACGTCGAGGACAACGAGGAGAACAGCGACCTCTTTCGGAAGCTCCTGACCCTGAACGCCAAGTCGCTCATCCATACGAGCTTCGGCCTCGAGGAGAAACGCATCGTCCTCGTCGCCGCGCTCGAGCTCGAGAACCTCGACTACAACGAGCTCGAGGCCACGCTCGACGAGGTCGACGTGACCCTCGCCCAGCAGGTGCCGAACCTCGTCGAGCTGTCGAAGGCAGCGTCGATGCCCCCGTCCGCTCCGAAGTCCACCAGGAAGGAGTCCTGACCATGGGCGTCTTCAGCCGCCTCGCTCAGCTCATCAAGTCGAACCTGAACGACCTCATCTCCAAGTCGGAAGACCCGGAGAAGATGTTGAACCAGGTCGTCCTCGACATGAACAACCAGCTCGTCGAGGCGAAGAAGCAGGTCGCCGCCTCGATCGCGGACGAGAAGCGTCTCGCGAAGCAATACGAGCAGGAGATGGCCCACGCCGCGGAGTGGGAGCGGCGCGCGATGATGGCGCTCCGCGCCGGAAACGAGGAGCTCGCGAAGGAGGCCCTCGCGCGGAAGAAGGAGCACGACCAGCTCGCCGACACCTTCAAGGATCAGTGGACGAAGCAGAAGAACGCCGTCGACAGCCTGAAGAAGGCGCTTCGGATGCTGAACGACAAGATCGAGGAGGCGAAGCGGAAGAAGAACGTCCTCATCGCCCGGAAGAAGCGCGCGGAGGCGCAGAAGGCGATCCAGGAGACGATGCACGGTCTCAAGGACCAGAGCGCCTTCGAGACCTTCGAGCGCATGGCCGGCAAGATCGATCAGATCGAGGCCGAGGCCGAGGCCGCGAACGAGATCCAGGAGGAGTACACGGGCGACATCCTCGCCTCGAAGTTCTCCACCCTCGAACGGAACGCCGGCGCCGAGGACGACCTCGCCGCGCTGAAGCGCAAGATGGGCATGCTCCCCCCCGAAGAGGCGCCCCCCGTGCGCGCCGAGGCGCCGAAGCGCGTCGAGGCCCCCGCCCCTCCCCCCGTCGCGTCCCGCAGCGAGCAAGACGAGCTCGCCGCGGCCCTCGAAGAGATGGAAGCCGAGCAACAGCAGCAAGAGCAGCGCAAAGCCGGCCGCTAGAGTAAGGTAGCGCCGCTCGTGTCTACGGAAGCGGCGCCCATTTCTGCAGTCCCAACATCGGAGAAGGGTCCTCCGACCGCGGTTCACGCCGTCACGGTCGAGGAGCTCGTCACGAAGCTCGACGCCGATCCCTCCGCCGGCCTGACCGAGGCGGAGGCGTCGAGCCGCCTCGCGAAGCAAGGTCCGAACGAGCTCCCGAGCGCGCCCCCGCCCTCCGCGTGGAAGCGCATCGTCGCGCAGTTCGCGAACCCGATCGTCCTCACCCTCCTCGTCGCCGCCGTCATCGCGACGATCAACGGGCTCGGCGCGAACAAGGAGTCCTTCCTCGCGCGCTACGGCGACGCGATCGCGATCGGGCTCATCGTCGTCCTCAACGCCGTGCTCGGCTTCTACCAGGAGCGGCGCGCGGAGCAGGCGCTCGACGCGCTGAAGAAGATGCAGACGCCGAACGCGCGCGTCCGCCGCGGCGACGTCGTGAAGGTCGTGCCGGCGAAGGAAGTCGTCACCGGCGACATCCTCGAGCTCGAGGCCGGCGACGCCGTCGCCGCCGACGCGCGCCTCATCCTGACGATCAACCTCGCGACGCAGGAGGCCGCGCTCACGGGCGAGTCGCTCCCGATCCAGAAGGACGCCCGCGCCGAGCTGCCGGACGACGCGCCGATCGGCGACCGCGCGACGATGCTGTTCACCGGCACGTCGGTCGTGCGCGGAAAGGGCCGCGCCGTCGTCGTCGCGACCGGCAAGGACACCGAGCTCGGCAAGCTCTCGACGATGCTCTCCGAGTCGGAGCAGCAGAAGACGCCGCTCGAGGAGCGCCTCGATCACTTCGGCAAGCGCATCCTCGTCGCCTGCATCGCGATCAGCGCCTTCATGTTCGCGTGGGGCCTCTACCGCGGCCAGACCACGTGGCAGGAGCTGCTCCTCGCCGCGGTGAGCCTCGCCGTCGCCGCGATCCCGGAGGGGCTCCCCGCGATCACGACCATCACCCTCGCGCTCGGCATGCAGCGCATGGCGAGGAAGGGCGCGATCGTCCGCAAGCTCGCCGCGGTCGAGACGCTCGGCGCCGCGACCGTCATCTGCTCCGACAAGACCGGCACCCTCACCCAGAACGAGATGACGGTGCGCGAGGTCTACGCCGGCGGCATCGGCTACAACGTCACCGGCACCGGCTACGACCCGCGCGGCGAGATCGTCGACGCGGACGGCAAGGCGGTCGAGTGCTCCGAGCGCCCCGCGCTGAGCGAGCTCCTCGCGACGATCACGCTCGTGAACTCGGCGTCGCTCGAGCGGAAGGACGGCCAGTGGCGGGTCGTCGGCGATCCGACCGAGGGCGCGCTCCTCACCCTCTCGGCGAAGGGCGGGCTCCCGAAGGAGTCGGTCGCGCCTTCGCACCAGCTCCTGCGCGAGATCCCGTTCGACAGCGATCGCAAGCGGATGACGGTCATCGCGCTCGACGAGACGGGCAAGGAGATCGCGCACACGAAGGGCTCCGCCGATGTCCTCATCCCGCGCTGCGTCCACCAGCTGACGAAGGACGGCCTCGAGGCGCTCGACGACGAGAAGCGCAAGGTGATCCTCGCCGAGGCGGAGCGCATGAGCAGCCAGTCGCTCCGCGTCCTCGCCGTCGCGCGTCGCGATCTCCGCGGCGGCGTCGGCGACCTCGGACGCGCGAGCGCGCCGCCGCCGTCGAGCGGGAGCGGCCCGTCCCCGAGCGCCGACGTCGAGCAGCGGCTCACCTTCCTCGGGCTCGTCGGGATGATCGATCCGCCGCGCGTCGGGGTGAAGGAGGCGGTCAAGGCGTGCGCCGACGCGCAGGTGCGCGCGGTGATGATCACGGGCGATCACAAGCTCACCGCGGTCGCGATCGCGAAGGAGCTCGGGCTCTGGAGCGAGGACGCGATCGCGCTCACCGGCGCGGAGCTCGACCGGCTCGACGACGACGCGCTCGCGCGGCGGATCGATCACGTGCACGTGTTCGCGCGCGTCACGGCGGAGCAGAAGCTCCGCATCGTGAAGGCCTTCAAGGCGCGCGGCGAGATCGTCGCGATGACCGGCGACGGCGTGAACGACGCGCCCGCCTTGAAGGAGGCCCACATCGGCATCGCGATGGGCAAGGACGGCACCGACGTCGCGCGCGAGGCGGCGGACATGGTGCTCGCCGACGACAACTTCGCGACGATCGTCGACGCCGTGCGCGAGGGGCGCGCGATCTGGCGCAACATCCAGAAGTTCATCTTCTTCCTCCTCTCCTCCAACGCCGGCCTCATCGTCACCGTGTTCGTGGCGAGCCTCGTCCCGCGGCTGGAGGGCCTCCGCCCGCTCATGATCCTCTGGATCAACCTCGTCACGAACGGCCTCCCCGCCCTCGCGCTCGGCGTCGATCCGCCGGATCCGACACAAATGATGGAACCGCCGCGCAGGTCGACGAGCGGGCTCCTCAGCCCGCGCGACTACCTCGGCATCGCCACCGTCGGCGTGCTGATGGGCGGCCTCGCCGTCGCTTGCTACTTCTGGCCGTGGAACGCGGCGCCGGAGATCTACCAGGACTACGCGCGCGCGATGGCGTTCTCGCTCCTCGCGCTGTCGCCGCTCTTCCACGCCTTGAACTGCCGCTCCGCGACGGCGTCGATCCTCGTGCTGCGTCCGATGCTCCCCCTCGCGCTCCTCATCGCCGTCCTCGTCAGCGCCGGGATCCACCTCATCGCGATCGTCGTCCCGTCGCTGCGGGAGGTCTTCCAGACCTTCGAGCTCGGCGGCTACGAGTGGCTCATCCTCCTCGCGTTGTCCGCCTCGATCGTCCCGATGATCGAGATCATGAAGGCGCTCCAGCGCTTCGGGATCGTCGGGAAGGACCTGGGCCCGATGTCGCGGCGCGCGCCATAGGGTCGCTGATACGATCGGAGGATGTCGCTCCTCCGCGCTTCGATCGCGCTCGTCCTCGCCGGCGTCATCGGCGTCGCGACCGCCTGCAGCACCACCGAGACCACGCCGCGGCGGAGCTCGAGCTCCGGCGACGACGACGACGACGATGACGACGACGACGGCAAGAGCAGCACGTCGAGCAGCGGCGGCGCGGTGACGCCGTCGGACTACGCGACCGAGCTGTGCGCGCGGTTCGACCGCTGCAGCCCGGGCGAGGTGGAGGCGGAGTGGGGCGACGCGAAGACGTGCGCGACGAACCACGAGAAGGACATCGCGCCGCTGCGCGCGGCGGCGAGCACGGGGATGACGGCGGCGGCGCTCACCGCGTGCGCGAACAAGCTCAAGACCGAGCCGTGCGACAAGCGCATCGACCAGATCGCGGAGTGCGAGTTCAAGGGCAAGCTCGCCGCTGGCGCCGACTGCTCCAATGACGTGCAGTGCGACACGGGCTCGTGCATCTACGCCAACGCCACCGCCACGTGCGGCAAGTGCACGGCGCTGGGGGCGGAGGGCGCGGACTGCGCGAACGCCGATTGCGCGCGCGACCTCTTCTGCAACGCAGAGGACAAGTGCGTGAAGCGGATCGCGGCCGGCGGCGACTGCACGCAGGGTCCTTGCGAAGGCGACCTCCGCTGCGTCGGCAGGAAGTGCACCGCGCCCGTCGCGAAGGACGCGACCTGCACCGAGCCGGCGAGCGAGGAGGACGAGGAGCCCTGCGCGTTCGGCTCGTTCTGCTTCGGCGGCACGTGCAAGCCGTACCCCACCCCCACCGCGAAGGCCGGCGAGGCGTGCAGCCCGACGATCGGCTGCATCAACGGCTACTGCAACTTCGACACGAACAAGTGCGCGGCGTACGGCGTCGAGGGCGCGAAGTGCGAGGCCCCCTGGGACTGCCAGCGGCCGCTCGACTGCATCGACGACAAGTGCGCCTTCGACAATGAAGTGACGACCTGCAACTGATAACGTGCGGCCATGGATCGCCGCTTCGTCCTCGCCTCTCTCGTCGTCCTCGCCGCGTGCGGCGGCAAACAAGAAGCGAAGACGCCCGCGAGCGACGCGAAAGAAGAAGAGCACGAGTCGATCGGCGACGTCGCCGCGGCGCAAGGAGGCATCGCCGCGCTCGGCGGCGCGGGCAACCGCGAGCAGGGCACCGGCACCGAGGTCGCGTTCGCGGGTCCGCTCCGCCTCGAGACGCTCTCGAAGAAGAACCCGCCGAAGCTCGACGGCGTCCCGAAGGAGTGGCACGCGCGCGCGGCGGCGAAGGAGAAGATCGAAGGGAAGACCGACGACCTCGGCCTCGACGTCGCGGTGCAGGCGAGCGACGACACGCTCTGGCTCGCGGCCGAAATCGCGGACCCGAGCCTGAAGCGATCGAAGAGCTACGCCGACGGCGAGGATCACGTCCGCGTCGTCCTCGCCTTCCCCGCCGGCCGCGGCGTGCTGAAGGCGTACGAGATCGGCTTCTGGCCGGGCGTCCCCGGCAGCTCGCCCGGCGCGGTGAAGTGGATCTCGGGACCGAACGCGGGGCAGAAGGTCACCGGCGCGAAGCTGGTCGAGAACGACGTGAAGGGCGGCGTCACCTTCGAGGCGACGGTGCCGTGGTCGTCGTTCGCCGAGGCGGCGTCGACGCGCGTCGGCCTCCGCGCGACGTTCCGCTACCACGACGACGGCGGCGGCGTCCTCGCGACCGGCCCCGGCGGCGCCGACAAACCGAACGAGCTCCTCGCGCTCCCGATCGCGGCGGAGGCGGCGGTGGTCGAGGGCCTCCTCCAGCAGAAGGGGCTCGCGGGCACGAAGCCGTCGATCGACATCTACGCCGACGTCGCGGGCGACGATCGCAAGGAGCGCATCAGCGTCTTCGGATCGTTCATCACGATCTGCGGCCCCGGCTACCGCGGCGGCAAGCAGTTCTTCTGGCGCGAGCTCGTCGGCGAGATCGTCACGCTCGAGACGGGGGCCATCGTGCTCGGGCGCCCGAAGGAGGAGGTCGTCCTCCGCCGCCGCGTCACGCAAGGCCAGGCCGTGCACGAGCTCCTCGAGCTGTGGTCGATCCCGCAGGGCAAGGAGGAGCCCGACTCGGTGTTCGCGCACCAGGTCATGGTCATCTCGAGCGACGGCAAGAAGAAGGTCACGAACGCGGTGCACCTCGGCGCGAAGCAGATCGAGGTGACGACCGAGCCCGCGACGGGCTGGGACGCGGGGAGCTTCAAGGAGCCGCTCGCGGGCAACGGCGTCGAGCCGATCCTCTTGCCGTGGGGCGCGGTGAAGTCGAAGACGTTCAAGATCGAGAACGGCAAGGTCGCGAGCGCGACGGAGGTGCCGCAGACTCCGGCCGCCGCGCCGAGCACCGCGACCGCGAGCGCGACGCTCCCGAAGGACGTCCCCACCCCCGCGGTGACGAAGCCGTCGGACAACTCGAAGGCGGTGATGGACGCGTACATGAGAGACGCGAACGTCGCCGCGGGCACGAAGCCGAAGTTCGACCTCGGCGTGAACGTCGACGGCGACGCGACGCCCGAGCGCGTCGCGCTGTTCGGGCGGGACCTCGTCGTCCTCGGCCCCGGCTTCAAGGGCGGCAGCGGCTACGCGCGCCTCACCCTCACGCAGTTCAACGAGGACAAGGACGTCGGCGAGCTGACCGCGCGCGATCTCGACGGCGACGGCGCGG contains:
- a CDS encoding serine/threonine protein kinase, with product MPSEPGLSPGSLIGGVYKIRRLIGQGGMGEVYAAEGRGGEKVALKILHERAAQDPDLVARFNREADIAKKIASPYVAGILGSGKERDGRLWIAFERLVGEGLDERLRREQYLSFAEVAPIIEDSLQGLHAAHHAHVVHRDIKPANLFIEKRKLTPEEIRGGDPEERTRILDFGVSKMKQNASRRSEPSLTAFDATLGSFAYMAPEQVRGSARVDERADLYALGAVAFRALTGRLPFEGSNALTLIALKLDRDPPTLASTTGDTWPKAMENYLFKIMARDRDKRYGTAMEALDAWRKVCRVMGNKPRRPPPPPPPPASPYSMRDDHTEVTAAGFDAPAPLAPPSRRR
- a CDS encoding CesT family type III secretion system chaperone — protein: MRSVNDVEAYLGKMNRRYSPVDDQPGTFLVHGGTNMPPTALRVDPPLVVLRVHVGDVEDNEENSDLFRKLLTLNAKSLIHTSFGLEEKRIVLVAALELENLDYNELEATLDEVDVTLAQQVPNLVELSKAASMPPSAPKSTRKES
- a CDS encoding PspA/IM30 family protein; this encodes MGVFSRLAQLIKSNLNDLISKSEDPEKMLNQVVLDMNNQLVEAKKQVAASIADEKRLAKQYEQEMAHAAEWERRAMMALRAGNEELAKEALARKKEHDQLADTFKDQWTKQKNAVDSLKKALRMLNDKIEEAKRKKNVLIARKKRAEAQKAIQETMHGLKDQSAFETFERMAGKIDQIEAEAEAANEIQEEYTGDILASKFSTLERNAGAEDDLAALKRKMGMLPPEEAPPVRAEAPKRVEAPAPPPVASRSEQDELAAALEEMEAEQQQQEQRKAGR
- a CDS encoding cation-translocating P-type ATPase, whose translation is MSTEAAPISAVPTSEKGPPTAVHAVTVEELVTKLDADPSAGLTEAEASSRLAKQGPNELPSAPPPSAWKRIVAQFANPIVLTLLVAAVIATINGLGANKESFLARYGDAIAIGLIVVLNAVLGFYQERRAEQALDALKKMQTPNARVRRGDVVKVVPAKEVVTGDILELEAGDAVAADARLILTINLATQEAALTGESLPIQKDARAELPDDAPIGDRATMLFTGTSVVRGKGRAVVVATGKDTELGKLSTMLSESEQQKTPLEERLDHFGKRILVACIAISAFMFAWGLYRGQTTWQELLLAAVSLAVAAIPEGLPAITTITLALGMQRMARKGAIVRKLAAVETLGAATVICSDKTGTLTQNEMTVREVYAGGIGYNVTGTGYDPRGEIVDADGKAVECSERPALSELLATITLVNSASLERKDGQWRVVGDPTEGALLTLSAKGGLPKESVAPSHQLLREIPFDSDRKRMTVIALDETGKEIAHTKGSADVLIPRCVHQLTKDGLEALDDEKRKVILAEAERMSSQSLRVLAVARRDLRGGVGDLGRASAPPPSSGSGPSPSADVEQRLTFLGLVGMIDPPRVGVKEAVKACADAQVRAVMITGDHKLTAVAIAKELGLWSEDAIALTGAELDRLDDDALARRIDHVHVFARVTAEQKLRIVKAFKARGEIVAMTGDGVNDAPALKEAHIGIAMGKDGTDVAREAADMVLADDNFATIVDAVREGRAIWRNIQKFIFFLLSSNAGLIVTVFVASLVPRLEGLRPLMILWINLVTNGLPALALGVDPPDPTQMMEPPRRSTSGLLSPRDYLGIATVGVLMGGLAVACYFWPWNAAPEIYQDYARAMAFSLLALSPLFHALNCRSATASILVLRPMLPLALLIAVLVSAGIHLIAIVVPSLREVFQTFELGGYEWLILLALSASIVPMIEIMKALQRFGIVGKDLGPMSRRAP